A single window of Pungitius pungitius chromosome 20, fPunPun2.1, whole genome shotgun sequence DNA harbors:
- the ccnc gene encoding cyclin-C → MAGNFWQSSHYLQWVLDKQDLMKERQKDLKFLSEEEYWKLQIFFANVIQALGEHLKLRQQVIATATVYFKRFYARYSLKSIDPVLMAPTCVFLASKVEEFGVVSNTRLISAATSVLKTRFSYAFPKEFPYRMNHILECEFYLLELMDCCLIVYHPYRPLLQYVQDMGQEDMLLPLAWRIVNDTYRTDLCLLYPPFMIALACLHVACVVQQKDARQWFAELSVDMDKILEIIRVILKLYDQWKNFDDRKEIAAVLNKMPKPKPPPNSESDQSSNGNQSNSYSQS, encoded by the exons ATGGCGGGGAACTTCTGGCAAAGTTCTCATTA TCTGCAGTGGGTTCTGGACAAGCAGGACCTCATGAAAGAGCGCCAGAAGGACCTGAAGTTTCTCTCGGAGGAGGAGTACTGGAAGCTGCAGATTTTCTTTGCCAACG TGATCCAGGCTTTAGGGGAACACCTGAAGCTTCGGCAGCAGGTTATAGCGACTGCAACCGTGTACTTCAAGCGCTTCTATGCCAG GTATTCCTTGAAGAGTATTGACCCGGTGCTCATGGCTCCTACCTGTGTTTTCTTGGCTTCTAAAGTTGAG GAATTTGGGGTTGTGTCCAATACCAGGCTAATCTCCGCGGCAACATCTGTGT TGAAAACTAGATTTTCCTATGCCTTTCCAAAGGAGTTCCCTTACAGAATGAATCAT ATATTAGAATGTGAGTTCTACCTCCTGGAGTTGATG GACTGCTGCCTGATTGTGTACCACCCGTACAGACCGCTGCTGCAGTATGTGCAGGACATGGGACAGGAAGACATGCTGCTGCCCCTGGCCTG GCGAATAGTGAACGACACATACAGGACGGACCTGTGCCTGCTCTACCCTCCCTTCATGATTGCCTTGG CCTGTCTGCACGTTGCGTGCGTGGTGCAGCAGAAAGATGCCAGACAGTGGTTTGCAGAGCTCTCAGTGGACATGGACAAA ATCCTGGAGATCATCCGTGTCATTCTAAAGCTTTATGACCAGTGGAAGAATTTTGATGACAGAAAGGAAATCGCTGCTGTGCTGAACAAGATGCCTAAGCCCAAACCCCCCCCGAACAG TGAGA